A region of Kribbella sp. NBC_01245 DNA encodes the following proteins:
- a CDS encoding ArsA family ATPase: MTRVLLYTGKGGVGKTTSAAGTATLAALRGHRTLVLSTDTAHSLADTFDAAVGPEPTEVDDRLFVQLIDTQRRFERSWGDIQSYLRRVLNTVGVDPIEAEELTVLPGAEEVLALLEVRDHVRSGQWDVIVVDCAPTAETLRLLALPEALNWYMNRLFTVERRVVRTFRPVLSKAVGLPLPDDNVFDALRRLRDDLADVRTMLSGPDASVRLVLTPEAVVVAEARRTLTTLSLYGYRVDGVIANRVFPAAGADNWRRQWVAAQRGILEEVAVSFQPLPIWESPYRACEPVGVEELAAFAVEMYGGEDPFVRATDETSLWVDRHIDTDGRNYTLTMSLPLATASDLELARRGDELLITVGSYRRVLPLPAALARAEVTGARLDNGRLQVRFAPQGAQQQATPPGYRENGRHLGRELGHATRGGAGRLAEHKALTDGNR; the protein is encoded by the coding sequence GTGACTCGGGTTCTGCTGTACACCGGCAAGGGAGGCGTGGGTAAGACCACGTCTGCCGCCGGTACCGCGACCCTTGCCGCGCTCCGCGGACATCGCACGCTGGTGCTCTCGACCGACACCGCGCACTCCCTGGCCGACACGTTCGACGCCGCGGTAGGCCCGGAGCCGACCGAGGTCGACGACCGGTTGTTCGTCCAGCTGATCGACACTCAGCGCCGGTTCGAGCGCTCGTGGGGCGATATTCAGTCCTACCTGCGCCGCGTGCTGAACACGGTCGGCGTCGATCCGATCGAGGCCGAGGAGCTCACCGTTCTGCCCGGCGCGGAGGAGGTGCTCGCGCTGCTCGAGGTGCGCGACCACGTCCGGTCCGGCCAGTGGGACGTCATCGTGGTGGACTGCGCGCCGACCGCCGAGACGCTGCGGCTGCTGGCGTTGCCCGAGGCCCTCAACTGGTACATGAACCGGCTCTTCACGGTCGAACGGCGTGTGGTGCGGACGTTCCGGCCGGTCCTGAGCAAGGCGGTCGGGCTGCCGTTGCCCGACGACAACGTGTTCGATGCGTTGCGCCGGTTGCGGGATGACCTGGCCGACGTACGGACGATGTTGTCCGGGCCTGACGCGTCTGTGCGACTGGTGCTCACGCCGGAGGCCGTTGTCGTCGCGGAAGCCCGGCGTACGCTCACGACGCTTTCTCTGTACGGCTATCGCGTCGACGGCGTCATCGCGAACCGCGTCTTCCCGGCGGCCGGTGCGGACAACTGGCGGCGGCAGTGGGTCGCGGCGCAGCGTGGCATCCTCGAGGAAGTGGCCGTCTCGTTCCAGCCGTTGCCGATCTGGGAGTCGCCGTACCGCGCGTGTGAGCCGGTCGGCGTGGAGGAGCTCGCCGCTTTCGCCGTTGAGATGTACGGCGGGGAGGATCCGTTCGTGCGGGCCACGGACGAGACCTCGCTGTGGGTCGATCGTCATATCGACACCGATGGGCGCAATTACACGCTGACGATGTCGTTGCCCTTGGCCACCGCCAGCGATCTCGAACTGGCCCGCCGCGGCGACGAACTGCTGATCACCGTCGGCTCGTATCGCCGGGTGCTGCCGTTGCCCGCGGCACTGGCCCGCGCCGAAGTGACCGGGGCCCGGCTGGACAACGGCCGCCTGCAGGTACGCTTCGCCCCTCAAGGAGCTCAGCAGCAGGCGACGCCGCCGGGCTACCGCGAGAATGGGCGCCACCTCGGCCGGGAGCTGGGGCACGCCACCCGCGGGGGAGCGGGCCGGCTGGCAGAGCACAAGGCCTTGACGGACGGCAACAGGTGA
- a CDS encoding SRPBCC family protein, translating into MPSLDVNCDDLIVAEPAYVAQRLGDDSLWRAWWPGLTLTPYERRGLQGVRWTVAGELTGTAEWWLEPVRDGVVVHWYLRAEPEGKLSRRRLDRLRESYVARYRHNVWEFKDEVETGRAAGEHRPGWQPAIVSGGTGVPSAFRQRRGDSMAEQTTSSIVVDATPKEILAVIADFESYPEWADSMRETEVLSTDEAGRPKQVRFKVDAGAISDEYTLDYTWGRNEVTWTLVEAKMVKGLDGAYLLKDLGAQGTEVTYRLAVDVSIPMIGMLKRKAEKVIIDTALKGLKKRVES; encoded by the coding sequence ATGCCATCGCTCGACGTCAATTGCGACGACTTGATCGTCGCGGAACCAGCCTACGTCGCGCAGCGCTTGGGCGATGACTCGCTCTGGCGTGCCTGGTGGCCCGGGCTCACTCTCACGCCGTACGAGCGTCGTGGGTTGCAGGGGGTGCGGTGGACGGTTGCGGGGGAGTTGACGGGTACGGCGGAGTGGTGGCTCGAGCCGGTCCGGGACGGTGTGGTCGTGCACTGGTACCTCCGGGCGGAACCAGAAGGCAAGTTGTCCCGCCGGCGGCTCGATCGGCTGCGCGAGTCCTATGTGGCCCGTTATCGGCATAACGTCTGGGAGTTCAAGGACGAGGTCGAGACCGGGCGCGCGGCGGGCGAACACCGTCCTGGCTGGCAACCCGCGATAGTCTCCGGTGGTACCGGTGTCCCGTCAGCCTTCCGGCAGCGAAGAGGTGATTCGATGGCAGAGCAGACCACCTCGTCCATCGTGGTCGATGCGACCCCGAAGGAGATCCTGGCGGTGATCGCGGACTTCGAGTCCTACCCGGAATGGGCGGACTCGATGCGCGAGACCGAGGTGCTGTCCACCGACGAGGCGGGCCGGCCGAAACAGGTCCGGTTCAAGGTCGACGCGGGCGCGATCTCCGACGAGTACACGCTCGACTACACCTGGGGCCGTAACGAGGTCACCTGGACACTCGTTGAGGCGAAGATGGTCAAAGGTCTCGATGGTGCCTACCTGCTGAAGGATCTCGGCGCGCAGGGCACCGAGGTGACCTACCGGCTGGCCGTCGACGTCAGCATTCCGATGATCGGGATGCTCAAGCGCAAGGCGGAGAAGGTCATCATCGACACGGCCCTGAAAGGCCTCAAGAAGCGCGTCGAGTCCTGA
- a CDS encoding AMP-dependent synthetase/ligase — MREYTTPAVIEAPTTGSLSDPVWANAQSHPATPVFSRRTSSGWSDVTAAEFADQVTAVAKGLIASGVEHGDRVALLSPTRYEWTLVDYAIWTIGGVTVPIYETSSESQIKWILTDSEAVLAVVEGPTHATSVTDAGAADVREILQFEAGGIDDLVARGAAVSDEELDKRRTAVTPTDVATLIYTSGTTGQPKGCKISHLSFMDELGTATKILDELFDKNGASTLLFLPLAHVFARIIQVGCVMMRVKVGHSADVKNLVADLGSFQPTFILSVPRVFEKVFNSASQNAHSAGKGKIFDLAAATSIAYSESLDAGGPGLALRLKHGLFDKLVYSKLRAVLGGKVQYAVSGGAPLGERLGHFFRGIGLPVLEGYGLTETTAAICVNLPGDIRIGTVGRPLPGVTVAVADDGELLFKGNQVMMGYWHNDEATAAAIDSDGWFHTGDLGEFDADGFVRITGRKKEILVTAGGKNVAPTILEDRIRVHPLVSQCMVVGDGKPFIAALITIDPETIGNWASKHGKSSDIPSLVDDPDLIAEIQTAIDDANSAVSKAEAIRKFSILPTDWTQETGELSLKLSLRRHIVMKNHTDDVEALYTK; from the coding sequence ATGCGTGAGTACACCACGCCCGCGGTGATCGAAGCGCCGACCACAGGCAGTCTCAGCGACCCGGTCTGGGCCAACGCGCAGTCCCATCCTGCCACTCCTGTGTTCAGTCGCCGGACGTCGTCGGGCTGGTCGGATGTGACCGCGGCGGAGTTCGCCGACCAGGTCACCGCCGTCGCGAAGGGCCTGATCGCCTCGGGCGTAGAGCATGGCGACCGGGTGGCCCTGCTGAGCCCGACCCGCTACGAGTGGACCCTGGTCGACTACGCGATCTGGACCATCGGCGGCGTCACCGTCCCGATCTACGAGACGTCTTCGGAATCGCAGATCAAGTGGATCCTGACCGACTCCGAGGCCGTTCTCGCCGTCGTGGAGGGTCCGACGCACGCGACTTCGGTCACGGACGCCGGCGCCGCGGACGTGCGGGAGATCCTGCAGTTCGAGGCGGGTGGGATCGACGACCTGGTGGCGCGCGGTGCCGCCGTGTCCGACGAGGAGCTCGACAAACGCCGTACGGCGGTCACGCCGACCGACGTCGCGACGCTGATCTACACCTCGGGCACGACCGGTCAGCCGAAGGGCTGCAAGATCTCGCACCTGAGCTTCATGGATGAGCTCGGCACCGCCACGAAGATTCTGGACGAGCTGTTCGACAAGAACGGCGCCTCGACGCTGCTGTTCCTGCCGCTCGCGCATGTGTTCGCCCGGATCATCCAGGTGGGCTGCGTGATGATGCGGGTCAAGGTCGGGCACAGCGCCGACGTGAAGAACCTGGTCGCCGATCTCGGCTCGTTCCAGCCGACGTTCATCCTCAGTGTGCCGCGCGTCTTCGAGAAGGTCTTCAACAGCGCCAGCCAGAACGCGCACTCCGCCGGCAAGGGCAAGATCTTCGACTTGGCTGCCGCGACCTCGATTGCTTACTCCGAGTCTTTGGATGCCGGTGGACCGGGCTTGGCCCTGCGGCTGAAGCACGGCCTGTTCGACAAGCTGGTCTACAGCAAACTGCGGGCCGTCCTCGGCGGCAAGGTGCAGTACGCCGTCTCCGGTGGCGCGCCGCTGGGCGAGCGGCTCGGGCACTTCTTCCGGGGTATCGGCCTCCCCGTGCTCGAGGGCTACGGCCTGACCGAGACCACCGCCGCCATCTGCGTGAACCTGCCCGGCGACATCCGCATCGGCACGGTCGGCCGCCCGCTGCCGGGTGTCACGGTCGCCGTCGCGGATGACGGTGAGCTGCTGTTCAAGGGCAACCAGGTCATGATGGGCTACTGGCACAACGACGAGGCGACGGCTGCGGCCATCGACTCGGACGGGTGGTTCCACACTGGGGACCTGGGCGAGTTCGACGCCGATGGGTTTGTGCGGATCACCGGCCGGAAGAAGGAGATCCTGGTCACGGCCGGCGGGAAGAACGTCGCGCCGACCATCCTCGAGGACCGGATTCGCGTACATCCGCTGGTCAGCCAGTGCATGGTCGTCGGCGACGGCAAGCCGTTCATCGCCGCGCTGATCACGATCGACCCGGAGACCATCGGGAACTGGGCGTCGAAGCACGGGAAGTCGTCGGATATCCCGTCACTGGTGGACGATCCGGACTTGATCGCGGAGATCCAGACGGCGATCGACGACGCCAACTCAGCCGTCTCGAAGGCGGAGGCGATCCGAAAGTTCTCCATCCTGCCGACGGACTGGACCCAGGAGACGGGCGAGCTCAGCCTCAAACTCAGCCTCCGCCGCCACATCGTCATGAAGAACCACACCGACGACGTAGAGGCCCTCTACACGAAGTAA